From the Ictalurus furcatus strain D&B chromosome 19, Billie_1.0, whole genome shotgun sequence genome, one window contains:
- the naf1 gene encoding LOW QUALITY PROTEIN: H/ACA ribonucleoprotein complex non-core subunit NAF1 (The sequence of the model RefSeq protein was modified relative to this genomic sequence to represent the inferred CDS: inserted 1 base in 1 codon): METTNTEGLISCECEVDEKAPEGEKAGELQGHEVVPDPGVTGLITQMETSVSGTVEKDSLGHEVVSEIRTAEITPNPNEAMETCMSEQDRDQHPETSIGTVEEDCTGHEVVPASGTAEITPKPNGEMETSVCEPNGDRHSDAEKRTVEKDTVSPLLGGGGSLALLSALYRDESADELSESESDSSSSTSSSSSSSSSDPIVMVTNQLEQDEEEDGVAPGKKAAPVRTQDELLIEDLPAVENLTINLPDGTDMEPVGIISSIVDQLVIIESKKDTPTLNDDSVLFNKDRMSIGRVFEVFGPVCQPYYILRFNSQEDIEQRDLKIKEPVYFAPKIKDFTEYIFVEQIKQIKGSDASWKNDQEPPLEALDFSDDEQEKMAKQKLKAQRRPQQQRQEESDSDSESSASRPPPPPRRKPRQNRNPPRGRPTHHEPRGGFHANYHANPHFQQDFMHRPPDPXQAPFRGHGYPPYPRAPPPPMGIDPWHPCPYPGPMFYPPPPPPPSN, translated from the exons atggagacTACAAACACTGAAGGCTTGATATCCTGTGAG tgTGAAGTGGATGAAAAAGCACCTGAAGGTGAGAAAGCAGGTGAACTGCAGGGCCATGAAGTCGTACCTGATCCAGGTGTAACAGGGCTGATTACGCAAATGGAAACGTCTGTGTCTGGGACCGTGGAGAAAGACTCTCTGGGCCATGAGGTTGTTTCTGAGATACGTACAGCAGAGATCACTCCAAACCCGAATGAGGCGATGGAGACGTGCATGTCTGAACAGGACAGAGATCAGCACCCTGAAACTTCTATTGGGACTGTAGAGGAAGATTGTACGGGCCATGAAGTCGTGCCTGCATCGGGAACAGCGGAGATCACCCCGAAGCCGAACGGGGAGAtggagacgagtgtgtgtgaaCCGAACGGAGATCGGCACTCCGACGCTGAGAAGAGGACTGTAGAGAAAGACACAGTGAGCCCTCTCCTTGGAGGAGGAGGATCTCTGGCTCTGCTGAGCGCACTGTACCGAGATGAGAGCGCAGACGAGCTCTCAGAGAG tgagTCGGACTCCTCTTCATCAAcatcttcctcatcatcatcttcctcatccGACCCCATTGTCATGGTGACGAATCAGCTTGAgcaggatgaagaggaagacGGTGTTGCTCCTGGGAAAAAAGCAGCACCAGTGAGAACTCAAGATGAGCTGCTTATCGAG GACCTTCCTGCAGTGGAGAATCTGACCATCAACCTTCCTGATGGCACCGACATGGAGCCAGTTGGAATCATCTCAAGCATCGTGGATCAACTTG TTATCATCGAGTCTAAAAAGGACACTCCGACCCTGAACGACGACAGCGTCTTATTCAACAAGGACAGGATGTCTATCGGCAGG GTGTTTGAAGTCTTTGGTCCTGTGTGCCAGCCGTACTACATCCTGAGATTCAACTCTCAGGAGGACATAGAACAGAGGGACCTCAAAATAAAGGAGCCGGTTTACTTTGCCCCCAAAATCAAAGACTTCACTGAGTACATCTTCGTAGAGCAGATCAAGCA AATTAAAGGATCCGATGCTTCATGGAAAAATGACCAGGAGCCACCGCTAGAG GCCCTGGATTTCAGTGATGATGAGCAGGAGAAGATGGCCAAGCAGAAACTGAAGGCACAGAGGAGACCACAGCAACAGAGACAAGAAGAGTCTGACTCGG ACAGTGAGTCCTCGGCCAGTAGACCCCCACCTCCCCCAAGGAGAAAACCCCGGCAGAACAGGAACCCGCCGCGCGGCCGGCCCACGCATCACGAGCCTCGTGGTGGCTTCCACGCTAACTATCACGCCAATCCTCACTTTCAACAAGACTTCATGCACCGACCTCCTG